In one window of Ruminococcus hominis DNA:
- the tsaD gene encoding tRNA (adenosine(37)-N6)-threonylcarbamoyltransferase complex transferase subunit TsaD, translating into MREIQDINILAIESSCDETAAAVVHNGREVRSNIISSQIDLHKLYGGVVPEIASRKHIEKINQVIEEALKEADTTLDEIDAIGVTYGPGLVGALLVGVAEAKAIAFAKNKPLIGVHHIEGHISANYIEHPDLEPPFLCLVVSGGHTHLVCVKEYGKYEILGGTRDDAVGEAYDKVARTIGLGYPGGPKIERIAREGDPDAIVFPKARIEGSPYDFSFSGLKSAVLNYINGCQMKGQEYNPADIAASFQKAAIDALVEKSMKAVDEFDMYKFAIAGGVASNGALRQAMEEACAKRDMKFYYPSPIFCTDNAAMIGAAAYYEYLAGTRHGWDLNAVPNLKLGER; encoded by the coding sequence ATGAGGGAAATACAGGATATTAATATTTTGGCAATAGAAAGCTCCTGCGATGAAACTGCAGCAGCAGTAGTGCATAATGGAAGAGAAGTACGATCTAATATTATTTCTTCTCAGATTGACCTGCACAAATTGTATGGTGGAGTCGTACCGGAAATCGCCTCCAGAAAGCATATTGAAAAAATTAACCAGGTAATTGAAGAAGCATTGAAAGAAGCGGATACAACATTGGATGAAATCGATGCAATCGGAGTGACTTACGGACCGGGGCTTGTGGGAGCCCTGTTAGTTGGCGTTGCAGAAGCAAAGGCAATCGCATTTGCAAAGAATAAACCATTGATCGGAGTGCATCATATAGAAGGTCATATTTCTGCAAATTATATTGAACATCCAGATTTAGAGCCACCATTTTTGTGCCTGGTAGTATCTGGCGGACATACACATCTTGTATGCGTAAAGGAATATGGAAAGTATGAAATCTTAGGCGGAACACGCGATGATGCAGTTGGAGAAGCCTATGATAAAGTGGCACGTACAATTGGTTTGGGGTATCCGGGAGGACCGAAGATTGAAAGAATTGCACGTGAAGGAGATCCAGATGCGATTGTATTTCCAAAAGCACGAATTGAAGGATCACCATATGATTTTAGCTTTAGCGGATTGAAATCAGCTGTCTTAAACTATATCAATGGATGCCAAATGAAAGGACAGGAATATAATCCGGCAGACATTGCGGCATCATTTCAGAAGGCAGCAATTGATGCATTGGTAGAGAAATCTATGAAAGCAGTAGATGAATTTGATATGTATAAGTTTGCGATAGCAGGTGGAGTGGCATCGAATGGTGCATTGCGTCAGGCGATGGAAGAAGCATGTGCAAAACGTGATATGAAATTTTATTATCCGTCTCCGATTTTCTGTACAGATAATGCGGCAATGATCGGTGCGGCGGCATATTATGAATATCTTGCAGGAACAAGACATGGATGGGATTTGAATGCCGTGCCAAATCTGAAGCTTGGAGAACGATGA
- the ispD gene encoding 2-C-methyl-D-erythritol 4-phosphate cytidylyltransferase, which translates to MVKKHCTAIVLAAGQGKRMGTKVHKQYLLLQDKPVLYYSLQTFQDSALIDEIYLVTGQGEEAYCEEQIVRPYGFTKVTHIVEGGAERYNSVWNALKYVEDGYVFIHDGARPFISEEIIERAYESVQSCNACVVGMPVKDTIKIADDHANVAETPDRSKVWMVQTPQVFHVGLVKEAYRCLMEQEETNVTDDAMVVETFTGHSVRLVQGSYENIKITTPEDLEIGEVFAGKYGK; encoded by the coding sequence ATGGTAAAGAAACATTGTACAGCAATCGTATTGGCAGCAGGACAGGGAAAGCGAATGGGAACAAAAGTGCATAAACAATATCTGTTGTTACAGGATAAACCGGTGCTGTATTATTCATTACAGACATTTCAAGATTCGGCTCTTATAGATGAGATTTATCTTGTTACCGGACAAGGAGAGGAAGCCTATTGTGAGGAACAGATTGTAAGACCATACGGTTTTACAAAAGTGACACATATTGTGGAAGGCGGAGCAGAACGTTATAATTCCGTATGGAATGCATTAAAGTACGTAGAGGATGGATATGTATTCATTCATGATGGCGCACGCCCGTTTATAAGTGAAGAGATAATAGAACGTGCATATGAATCTGTTCAGAGTTGTAATGCATGTGTTGTTGGAATGCCAGTAAAGGATACAATAAAGATTGCGGATGATCATGCAAATGTTGCTGAAACTCCGGACAGAAGTAAAGTATGGATGGTGCAGACACCACAGGTTTTTCATGTTGGGCTGGTGAAAGAAGCATATAGATGTTTAATGGAACAAGAAGAGACGAATGTAACGGATGATGCAATGGTAGTAGAAACATTTACGGGGCATTCTGTAAGATTAGTGCAAGGAAGCTATGAAAATATTAAAATCACAACGCCGGAAGACTTGGAAATAGGCGAGGTTTTTGCTGGAAAATATGGAAAATAA
- a CDS encoding diguanylate cyclase, which translates to MKKKIALLQGGFNGEVMKYAIRGIRKRIQEEGADLYIFSCYGGEKEDLLYNQGEYQIFSLLDCNEYDGFLMASNNITSGEEREKLRKKLVASGKPAVSMEHELEGLYYVGCENYRTVKEITLHMIEKHGCRKIYFIGGPEDNYESQKRKKGVQDAMDLKGLQYEEAWFRNYNYTYHDGYQAFYDFQKMGLEVPDCVIAANDEMAIGYCAAAGEQELHAPEDFRISGFDNLRIASTYRPSLTTVERKKTEAGYQSCDVLFRLINGEDVPQKTTLESEVVYRSSCGCTNHEEKPKNGKRHIIETMLNRNYVQNNFQILQKRLVQSENWNEYANTLAEHVINNIPCSAMYILLNRTEQLEQHTGQILNNQEYDSKLIVIFALEKGKLVEYKELFDISKLIPGEEVDDEKAHAYMIMPVHFQEKTIGYCVIKDSFQMIDDESLFRGSHCINMSMQVMVERLALKQMNRMLDELSAEDAMTGVYNRFALSRHAEKILQYDRLEQRETLILFSDINRLKMINDTYGHKNGDIAITTVANVLKKVCPKHSVVVRYGGDEFVIVVSGGDYNKGLRIKEAIYDELKQANEILDIPFQISTSVGWVCAKPDEKLLLEEYVKQADKVMYKEKKKNEMTRQM; encoded by the coding sequence ATGAAGAAGAAAATAGCACTGCTGCAAGGGGGATTTAATGGAGAAGTAATGAAGTATGCTATTCGAGGAATTCGAAAACGTATACAAGAAGAAGGCGCTGATCTTTATATATTCAGTTGTTATGGCGGAGAAAAAGAAGATTTGTTGTACAATCAGGGAGAGTATCAGATTTTTTCATTATTAGATTGTAATGAATATGACGGATTTCTTATGGCATCGAATAATATTACTTCAGGAGAAGAGAGGGAAAAATTACGTAAGAAACTGGTTGCAAGTGGAAAACCGGCAGTTAGTATGGAACATGAGTTGGAAGGTCTATATTATGTCGGATGTGAGAATTATCGAACTGTGAAAGAGATAACATTACACATGATTGAAAAACATGGGTGTAGAAAAATATATTTCATAGGCGGACCAGAAGATAATTATGAATCACAAAAGCGAAAAAAAGGTGTTCAGGATGCAATGGATTTAAAAGGATTGCAATATGAAGAAGCCTGGTTTCGAAATTACAACTACACATATCATGATGGATATCAGGCATTTTATGATTTTCAAAAAATGGGTTTGGAAGTTCCGGATTGTGTTATTGCTGCAAATGATGAGATGGCAATAGGGTATTGTGCTGCAGCTGGTGAACAGGAATTACATGCACCAGAGGATTTTAGAATCTCTGGATTTGATAATTTGAGAATTGCAAGTACATATCGTCCAAGCCTGACAACAGTAGAGCGTAAAAAAACAGAAGCAGGCTATCAAAGTTGCGATGTATTGTTTCGTTTGATAAATGGGGAGGATGTTCCACAAAAAACAACTTTGGAGAGTGAGGTAGTCTATCGTTCAAGTTGTGGATGTACAAATCATGAAGAAAAACCCAAAAATGGAAAAAGACATATAATCGAGACGATGTTAAATCGAAATTATGTACAGAATAATTTTCAGATTTTACAAAAGAGACTGGTTCAAAGTGAAAATTGGAATGAGTATGCGAATACATTGGCAGAACATGTAATAAATAATATTCCGTGTAGTGCAATGTATATATTGCTTAATAGAACTGAGCAATTGGAGCAGCATACAGGACAAATCCTCAACAATCAAGAATACGATTCAAAATTAATTGTGATTTTTGCATTGGAAAAAGGAAAGCTGGTAGAGTATAAGGAGTTATTTGATATTTCAAAACTAATTCCAGGAGAAGAAGTGGATGATGAAAAAGCGCATGCCTATATGATTATGCCGGTTCATTTTCAAGAAAAAACAATTGGCTATTGTGTAATCAAGGACAGTTTTCAAATGATTGATGATGAAAGTTTATTTCGCGGGTCACATTGTATCAATATGTCAATGCAGGTTATGGTTGAGAGACTGGCATTGAAGCAGATGAACCGTATGTTAGATGAGTTGAGTGCGGAAGATGCTATGACAGGAGTTTACAATCGCTTTGCCTTGTCGAGGCATGCGGAAAAGATTTTGCAATATGACCGGCTTGAACAGAGAGAAACCTTAATACTGTTTAGTGATATTAATCGTTTAAAAATGATCAATGATACATACGGACATAAAAATGGTGATATTGCAATTACAACTGTAGCGAATGTTCTGAAGAAAGTTTGCCCGAAACATTCTGTTGTTGTTCGTTATGGTGGAGATGAGTTTGTTATTGTAGTCTCAGGTGGTGACTATAACAAAGGTCTTAGGATCAAAGAGGCGATTTATGATGAATTAAAACAGGCAAATGAAATCCTGGATATTCCATTTCAGATATCCACTAGTGTAGGATGGGTGTGTGCAAAACCTGATGAAAAATTATTGCTGGAAGAGTATGTAAAACAGGCTGATAAAGTAATGTATAAGGAAAAGAAAAAAAACGAGATGACAAGACAGATGTAA
- a CDS encoding glycosyltransferase encodes MNPTVSIIVPVYKAETFLSRCIDSILNQEYRDFELLLVDDGSPDSSGEICDTYARSDSRIRVIHQSNSGVSIARNHAIDQARGTYLQFLDSDDWITPDATKLLVRSAEDFQADLVIADFYRVIGERVSHKGDIDEDEVISREEFAEHMMENPADYYYGVIWNKLYKRELIEQQHLRMNPDISWCEDFMFNLEYIRYATRFYALKTPIYYYVKTKGSLVTQGASISNTIKMKLNVFEYYNNFYKNILDEEEYEKNRLQVYRFFIDAAKDGAVPPAILPGATRLGEERAKVCQAAIAGEGVLMDNYRTRKLLERYLEPVALKHDLSMTEIWVLFYLCHPHSVTTRKELADFIDISKSSLSRALKKLTLKNLIMIEDSRSPRQLLITLLSAADTILADLSVVQNDFDQTRFSEFTEEELIQYAQLSDKIKDNIQRRLQ; translated from the coding sequence ATGAATCCAACAGTTAGTATTATTGTTCCTGTCTATAAAGCAGAAACTTTTCTCTCTCGCTGTATTGACAGTATTTTAAATCAAGAATATCGCGACTTTGAACTATTACTGGTCGACGATGGAAGTCCTGATTCTTCCGGTGAAATCTGCGATACCTATGCAAGAAGTGATTCCCGCATCCGTGTCATTCATCAATCAAACAGTGGGGTATCGATTGCACGAAATCATGCTATAGATCAGGCCCGTGGAACATATCTTCAATTCCTTGACAGCGACGACTGGATTACCCCTGATGCCACCAAACTTCTTGTACGTTCGGCAGAAGATTTTCAGGCAGATCTTGTAATTGCCGATTTTTATCGTGTTATAGGTGAACGCGTTTCTCACAAAGGCGATATTGATGAAGATGAGGTCATTTCCCGTGAAGAATTCGCTGAGCATATGATGGAAAATCCTGCCGATTATTATTATGGTGTAATCTGGAACAAATTATATAAAAGAGAATTGATTGAGCAGCAGCATTTACGAATGAACCCAGATATTAGCTGGTGTGAGGACTTTATGTTTAATCTGGAATATATTCGATACGCGACACGATTTTACGCTTTAAAGACACCTATTTATTATTATGTGAAAACAAAAGGTTCTCTTGTAACACAAGGTGCTAGCATTTCCAATACCATAAAAATGAAATTGAACGTATTTGAATACTATAATAATTTCTATAAGAATATTCTAGATGAAGAAGAATATGAAAAGAACCGACTGCAGGTATATCGCTTTTTCATAGATGCTGCGAAAGATGGGGCTGTTCCGCCAGCAATCCTGCCCGGTGCTACCCGCCTGGGAGAGGAACGTGCCAAAGTTTGTCAGGCAGCTATTGCCGGAGAAGGTGTTTTGATGGATAATTACCGTACTCGAAAATTATTGGAACGTTATCTGGAACCTGTTGCTTTAAAGCATGATTTATCTATGACTGAAATCTGGGTTCTTTTTTATCTTTGCCACCCACACAGTGTTACAACACGCAAAGAACTGGCCGATTTTATTGATATTTCCAAAAGTTCCCTCTCGAGAGCATTAAAAAAACTTACTTTAAAAAATCTAATCATGATAGAAGATTCGCGTTCACCAAGACAGCTTTTGATTACTCTTCTTTCAGCAGCTGATACAATTCTTGCCGATCTCTCTGTTGTTCAAAATGATTTTGACCAGACTCGTTTTTCTGAATTTACAGAAGAAGAGCTAATTCAATACGCACAGCTCTCTGATAAAATAAAGGACAATATACAGCGTAGATTACAATAA
- the nadA gene encoding quinolinate synthase NadA — translation MSETVIEQINRLKKEKNAVILAHYYVDGEVQAIADYVGDSYFLAKKATTVDADVILFCGVSFMGESAKILNPQKKVVMADKNADCPMAHMVNELKIKEVREQYPDVSVVCYVNSTAEIKALSDVCVTSSNALKIVKNLPNKDIFFIPDNNLGRYTAEQIPEKHFIFNDGFCHVHKSIHKEELLKAKEAKPEAVVVAHPECTPDVLEEADYIGSTSQIIDYVTESDKKEFIVCTEIGVFYELEQKNPEKKFYSVGHRQFCPNMKRISLEGVAQALETLEPEVELPEDLRVKAELPLKRMLEYAQK, via the coding sequence ATGAGTGAAACAGTAATAGAGCAGATTAATCGTTTGAAAAAAGAGAAAAATGCAGTAATTCTTGCACATTATTATGTAGATGGAGAAGTTCAGGCTATTGCAGATTATGTGGGTGATTCTTATTTCCTTGCAAAAAAAGCAACGACAGTCGATGCAGATGTAATACTTTTCTGTGGTGTATCATTTATGGGTGAGAGTGCAAAGATTCTTAATCCGCAGAAGAAAGTAGTAATGGCAGATAAAAACGCTGACTGTCCTATGGCGCATATGGTGAATGAATTAAAAATTAAAGAAGTAAGAGAACAATATCCAGATGTATCGGTTGTATGTTATGTAAATTCAACAGCAGAGATCAAGGCATTATCTGATGTGTGTGTAACATCTTCCAATGCACTTAAGATTGTTAAAAATCTTCCAAACAAAGATATTTTCTTTATTCCGGATAACAATCTTGGAAGATATACAGCAGAGCAGATTCCTGAGAAACACTTTATATTTAATGATGGATTCTGTCATGTACATAAAAGTATCCATAAAGAAGAGCTTTTAAAAGCAAAAGAGGCAAAACCGGAAGCAGTTGTAGTTGCACATCCAGAATGTACACCAGATGTATTAGAAGAAGCAGATTACATCGGAAGCACATCTCAGATTATTGATTATGTGACAGAATCGGATAAGAAAGAATTTATCGTCTGTACAGAAATCGGAGTATTCTATGAATTAGAGCAGAAGAATCCGGAGAAAAAATTCTATTCTGTAGGACATCGTCAGTTCTGTCCAAATATGAAGAGAATTAGTCTGGAAGGAGTAGCTCAGGCACTTGAAACATTGGAGCCAGAAGTAGAATTGCCAGAAGATTTGAGAGTGAAGGCAGAACTCCCATTGAAGAGAATGCTGGAATATGCACAGAAATAA
- a CDS encoding RrF2 family transcriptional regulator, which produces MKISTRGRYAIRVMLDLAEHNTGEYIPLMDIAKRQEISEKYLESIVASLSKNGFVRSLRGKGGGYQLAKAPEEYTIRSILQLTEGSLAPISCLEDNPNLCERVTVCKTIKMWEGLYKLILDYFDGITLADLLVDSTDVGNYII; this is translated from the coding sequence ATGAAGATATCAACAAGAGGACGTTATGCAATTCGTGTAATGTTAGATTTGGCAGAACATAACACAGGAGAATATATTCCATTGATGGATATAGCAAAAAGACAGGAAATTTCAGAAAAATATCTGGAATCAATTGTGGCATCATTAAGTAAAAATGGATTTGTTCGCTCACTACGAGGAAAGGGTGGCGGATATCAGCTTGCAAAAGCCCCGGAAGAATATACGATCAGGAGTATTTTACAACTTACAGAGGGTTCATTGGCACCGATTTCATGCCTGGAAGACAATCCAAATTTATGTGAACGTGTTACCGTGTGTAAAACAATTAAAATGTGGGAAGGTCTGTATAAGTTAATTCTTGATTATTTTGATGGAATTACATTAGCAGATTTATTAGTGGATTCTACAGATGTAGGAAATTATATTATCTAA